The window AGGTCGTCGACGGTCAGGTCACCGACGAGGTCGACTACCTGACGGCCGACGAAGAGGACCGCTTCGTCATCGCGCAGGCCAACGCCACGCTCAACGACGACATGCGGTTCGCCGAGAACCGCGTCCTCGTCCGCCGCCGTGGTGGCGAGGTCGACTACGTCGCCGGTGACGACGTGGACTACATGGACGTCTCGCCGCGCCAGATGGTGTCGGTCGCGACCGCCATGATCCCGTTCCTCGAGCACGACGACGCCAACCGTGCCCTCATGGGCGCGAACATGATGCGTCAAGCCGTGCCGCTGATTAAGTCCGAGGCCCCGCTCGTCGGCACCGGCATGGAGTACCGCTCCGCCGTCGACGCCGGTGACGTGGTCAAGGCCGAGAAGGCGGGTGTGGTCCAGGAGGTCTCCGCGGACTACATCACCACCGCCAACGACGACGGCACGTACATCACGTACCGCCTGGCCAAGTTCGCCCGTTCCAACCAGGGCACCTCGGTCAACCAGAAGGTCATCGTCCACGAGGGCGACCGGATCATCGAGGGCCAGGTCCTCGCCGACGGTCCGGCCACCCAGCAGGGCGAGATGGCGCTGGGCAAGAACCTGCTCGTGGCGTTCATGCCGTGGGAGGGTCACAACTACGAGGACGCGATCATCCTGTCGCAGCGCCTCGTGCAGGACGACGTCCTCTCCTCGATCCACATCGAGGAGCACGAGGTCGACGCCCGTGACACCAAGCTCGGCCCCGAGGAGATCACCCGGGACATCCCGAACGTCTCCGAGGAGGTCCTCGCCGACCTCGACGAGCGCGGCATCATCCGCATCGGTGCCGAGGTCATCGCCGGTGACATCCTCGTCGGCAAGGTGACCCCGAAGGGTGAGACCGAGCTGACGCCGGAGGAGCGCCTGCTGCGCGCGATCTTCGGTGAGAAGGCCCGTGAGGTCCGTGACACCTCGCTGAAGGTGCCGCACGGCGAGACCGGCAAGGTCATCGGCGTCCGCGTCTTCGACCGCGAGGAGGGCGACGAGCTTCCCCCCGGTGTGAACCAGCTGGTGCGCGTGTACGTGGCGCAGAAGCGCAAGATCACCGACGGTGACAAGCTCGCCGGCCGTCACGGCAACAAGGGTGTCATCTCGAAGATCCTGCCCATCGAGGACATGCCGTTCCTCGAGGACGGAACTCCGGTCGACATCATCCTGAACCCGCTGGGTGTGCCGTCCCGAATGAACCCGGGACAGGTTCTGGAGATCCACCTCGGCTGGCTCGCCAGCCGCGGCTGGGACGTCTCCGGCCTCGCGGAGGAGTGGGCGCAGCGCCTCCAGGCGATCGGCGCCGACCAGGTCGACCCGGGCACGAACGTCGCGACCCCCGTCTTCGACGGTGCGCGCGAGGACGAGCTCGCGGGTCTGCTGCAGCACACCATCCCGAACCGCGACGGCGAGCGCATGGTGCTCCCGACCGGTAAGGCGCGGCTGTTCGACGGCCGTAGCGGTGAGCCGTTCCCGGACCCGATCTCCGTCGGCTACATGTACATCCTGAAGCTGCACCACCTGGTCGACGACAAGCTGCACGCCCGTTCGACCGGCCCGTACAGCATGATCACCCAGCAGCCGCTGGGTGGTAAGGCCCAGTTCGGTGGCCAGCGCTTCGGTGAGATGGAGGTGTGGGCGCTGGAGGCTTACGGCGCCGCGTACGCCCTCCAGGAGCTGCTGACCATCAAGTCCGACGACGTCACCGGCCGCGTGAAGGTCTACGAGGCCATCGTCAAGGGCGAGAACATCCCCGAGCCCGGCATCCCCGAGTCCTTCAAGGTGCTCATCAAGGAGATGCAGTCGCTCTGCCTGAACGTGGAGGTGCTGTCCAGCGACGGTATGTCCATCGAGATGCGTGACACCGACGAGGACGTCTTCCGCGCTGCGGAGGAGCTCGGCATCGACCTGTCCCGGCGCGAGCCGAGCAGCGTCGAAGAGGTCTGACGGGAGTCCGGCGGGGCCCTCACCCACAGGGCCCCGCCGACCCCCAGGCCCCCGTTTCAGACCCCAAGACTTACAACCCTGAGAGGGATTGACGCATAGTGCTCGACGTCAACTTCTTCGATGAGCTCCGGATCGGTCTGGCCACCGCTGACGACATCCGTCAGTGGAGCCACGGCGAGGTCAAGAAGCCCGAGACCATCAACTACCGCACCCTCAAGCCCGAAAAGGACGGACTCTTCTGCGAGAAGATCTTCGGTCCGACCCGGGACTGGGAGTGCTACTGCGGCAAGTACAAGCGTGTCCGCTTCAAGGGCATCATCTGTGAGCGCTGCGGCGTCGAGGTGACTCGCGCCAAGGTGCGTCGTGAGCGGATGGGCCACATCGAGCTGGCCGCGCCTGTCACGCACATCTGGTACTTCAAGGGTGTCCCGAGCCGGCTGGGCTACCTGCTCGACCTGGCTCCCAAGGACCTCGAGAAGGTCATCTACTTCGCGGCGTACATGATCACGTTCGTCGACGAGGAGCGTCGTACCCGCGACCTGCCCTCCCTGGAGGCGCACGTCTCCGTCGAGCGGCAGCAGATCGAGAACCGCCGGGACGCCGACCTGGAGGCCCGCGCCAAGAAGCTCGAGACCGACCTGGCCGAGCTGGAGGCCGAGGGCGCCAAGGCCGACGTGCGCCGCAAGGTGCGCGAGGGTGCCGAGCGCGAGATGAAGCAGCTGCGTGACCGTGCGCAGCGCGAGATCGACCGTCTCGACGAGGTGTGGACCCGGTTCAAGAACCTCAAGGTCCAGGACCTCGAGGGCGACGAGCTGCTCTACCGCGAGCTGCGTGACCGCTTCGGCACGTACTTCGACGGCTCGATGGGTGCCGCGGCGCTGCAGAAGCGCCTGGAGTCCTTCGACCTGGACGAGGAGGCCGAGCGCCTCCGCGAGATCATCCGCACCGGCAAGGGTCAGAAGAAGACCCGTGCGCTGAAGCGGCTGAAGGTCGTCTCCGCGTTCCTGCAGACCAGCAATAGCCCCAAGGGCATGGTGCTCGACTGCGTGCCGGTCATCCCGCCGGACCTTCGTCCGATGGTGCAGCTGGACGGTGGCCGCTTCGCGACCTCCGACCTGAACGACCTGTACCGCCGTGTGATCAACCGCAACAACCGTCTGAAGAGGCTCCTCGACCTCGGCGCGCCCGAGATCATCGTCAACAACGAGAAGCGCATGCTTCAGGAGGCTGTTGACGCCCTCTTCGACAACGGTCGTCGTGGTCGCCCGGTCACCGGTCCGGGTAACCGCCCGCTGAAGTCCCTCAGCGACATGCTGAAGGGTAAGCAGGGTCGATTCCGTCAGAACCTGCTCGGTAAGCGTGTGGACTACTCCGCGCGTTCCGTGATCGTCGTCGGTCCGCAGCTGAAGCTGCACCAGTGCGGTCTGCCCAAGGCGATGGCGCTGGAGCTCTTCAAGCCGTTCGTGATGAAGCGGCTCGTGGACCTCAACCACGCGCAGAACATCAAGAGCGCCAAGCGCATGGTGGAGCGCGGCCGCACGGTCGTGTACGACGTCCTCGAAGAGGTCATCGCCGAGCACCCGGTTCTGCTGAACCGTGCTCCCACCCTGCACCGCCTCGGCATCCAGGCCTTCGAGCCGCAGCTGGTCGAGGGCAAGGCCATCCAGATCCACCCGCTCGTCTGCACCGCGTTCAACGCGGACTTCGACGGTGACCAGATGGCCGTGCACCTGCCGCTGTCCGCGGAGGC of the Streptomyces sp. T12 genome contains:
- the rpoB gene encoding DNA-directed RNA polymerase subunit beta; this translates as MAASRTASTANTNNGASTAPLRISFAKIKEPLEVPNLLALQTESFDWLLGNTAWQSRVEAALESGQDVPTKSGLEEIFEEISPIEDFSGSMSLTFRDHRFEPPKNSIDECKERDFTYAAPLFVTAEFTNNETGEIKSQTVFMGDFPLMTNKGTFVINGTERVVVSQLVRSPGVYFDSSIDKTSDKDIFSAKIIPSRGAWLEMEIDKRDMVGVRIDRKRKQSVTVLLKALGWTTEQILEEFGEYESMRATLEKDHTQGQDDALLDIYRKLRPGEPPTREAAQTLLENLYFNPKRYDLAKVGRYKVNKKLGADAPLDAGILTVEDVISTIKYLVKLHAGETETTGDSGGTIVVETDDIDHFGNRRLRSVGELIQNQVRTGLARMERVVRERMTTQDVEAITPQTLINIRPVVASIKEFFGTSQLSQFMDQNNPLSGLTHKRRLSALGPGGLSRERAGFEVRDVHPSHYGRMCPIETPEGPNIGLIGSLASYGRVNAFGFVETPYRKVVDGQVTDEVDYLTADEEDRFVIAQANATLNDDMRFAENRVLVRRRGGEVDYVAGDDVDYMDVSPRQMVSVATAMIPFLEHDDANRALMGANMMRQAVPLIKSEAPLVGTGMEYRSAVDAGDVVKAEKAGVVQEVSADYITTANDDGTYITYRLAKFARSNQGTSVNQKVIVHEGDRIIEGQVLADGPATQQGEMALGKNLLVAFMPWEGHNYEDAIILSQRLVQDDVLSSIHIEEHEVDARDTKLGPEEITRDIPNVSEEVLADLDERGIIRIGAEVIAGDILVGKVTPKGETELTPEERLLRAIFGEKAREVRDTSLKVPHGETGKVIGVRVFDREEGDELPPGVNQLVRVYVAQKRKITDGDKLAGRHGNKGVISKILPIEDMPFLEDGTPVDIILNPLGVPSRMNPGQVLEIHLGWLASRGWDVSGLAEEWAQRLQAIGADQVDPGTNVATPVFDGAREDELAGLLQHTIPNRDGERMVLPTGKARLFDGRSGEPFPDPISVGYMYILKLHHLVDDKLHARSTGPYSMITQQPLGGKAQFGGQRFGEMEVWALEAYGAAYALQELLTIKSDDVTGRVKVYEAIVKGENIPEPGIPESFKVLIKEMQSLCLNVEVLSSDGMSIEMRDTDEDVFRAAEELGIDLSRREPSSVEEV